A single Nitrosospira multiformis ATCC 25196 DNA region contains:
- a CDS encoding thiazole synthase: MDKLVIAGKAYSSRLLVGTGKYRDFDETRTAVDASGAEIITVAIRRTNLGQNPEEPSLLDVLPPSEYTLLPNTAGCYTVEDAVRTLRLARELLDGHTLVKLEVLGDPKTLYPNIVETLKAAEILIKEGFQVMVYTSDDPIAARQLEEIGCVAIMPLASLIGSGMGILNPWNLQIIIENAKVPVIVDAGVGTASDAAIAMELGCDGVLMNTAIAAAQNPVLMASAMKKAVEAGREAYLAGRMPKKLYSASPSSPVEGVIGNMSGK; this comes from the coding sequence ATGGACAAACTTGTCATCGCAGGTAAAGCTTATTCCTCACGCCTCCTGGTGGGTACCGGAAAATATAGGGATTTTGACGAGACCCGCACCGCCGTGGACGCCAGCGGCGCAGAAATCATTACCGTGGCTATCCGCAGAACGAATCTCGGCCAGAACCCGGAAGAGCCCAGTCTGCTGGATGTGCTGCCGCCATCGGAATATACGCTGTTACCCAATACAGCCGGATGCTATACGGTGGAGGATGCAGTAAGAACCTTGCGCCTTGCGCGCGAATTGCTGGACGGTCATACCCTGGTGAAGCTGGAGGTCCTGGGTGATCCGAAAACACTCTATCCCAACATCGTTGAAACCCTCAAGGCAGCCGAGATTCTGATCAAGGAGGGTTTCCAGGTCATGGTCTATACCTCGGATGACCCTATTGCCGCCAGGCAGCTGGAAGAGATCGGCTGCGTCGCGATCATGCCGCTGGCATCCCTGATCGGTTCGGGCATGGGTATCCTCAATCCATGGAACCTGCAGATCATCATCGAAAATGCCAAAGTCCCGGTCATTGTGGATGCTGGTGTGGGTACGGCATCGGATGCGGCGATTGCAATGGAACTGGGGTGTGACGGCGTGCTCATGAACACGGCCATTGCTGCCGCGCAAAATCCGGTGCTGATGGCATCAGCGATGAAAAAAGCGGTTGAAGCGGGGCGCGAAGCGTATCTCGCTGGCCGGATGCCGAAAAAGCTGTACAGTGCAAGTCCCAGCTCCCCGGTGGAGGGAGTTATCGGCAACATGTCGGGGAAATAA
- a CDS encoding flavin prenyltransferase UbiX, with translation MNSRASTSKTVTLAFTGASGMPYGMRLLELLLAAGTRVYLMYSQAAQIVAHQEMELVLPSRAREAEELLRRRFSTEQGQLRVFGREDWLAPVASGSNPADAMVVCPCTMGTLAAIAAGMSQKLIERSADVMLKENRKLILVPRETPFSAIHLENMLKLARSGAIILPPNPGFYHHPRDIHGMVDFVVARILDHVGVAHTLMPRWGEESTVD, from the coding sequence TTGAATTCCCGCGCCAGTACATCAAAAACTGTCACGCTTGCTTTTACCGGGGCATCCGGCATGCCCTATGGCATGCGTTTGCTGGAACTGTTGCTCGCAGCCGGCACTCGCGTCTACCTGATGTATTCCCAGGCAGCGCAGATCGTAGCTCATCAGGAAATGGAGCTGGTATTGCCTTCCCGTGCCAGGGAAGCGGAGGAGCTGTTGCGCCGGCGTTTCAGTACTGAACAGGGCCAGTTACGCGTGTTCGGACGGGAGGATTGGTTGGCTCCGGTTGCCTCCGGCTCCAACCCGGCTGACGCAATGGTGGTTTGCCCCTGCACCATGGGTACGCTTGCTGCAATTGCCGCAGGAATGAGTCAAAAGCTGATCGAACGTTCAGCGGACGTAATGCTGAAGGAAAACCGGAAGCTCATCCTCGTACCCCGGGAGACTCCCTTTTCCGCCATTCACCTCGAAAATATGCTGAAGCTGGCGCGTAGCGGCGCAATAATCCTGCCGCCCAATCCCGGCTTCTATCACCACCCGCGGGACATCCACGGCATGGTGGATTTTGTAGTGGCGCGTATCCTCGATCATGTGGGAGTCGCTCATACGCTCATGCCGCGCTGGGGCGAAGAAAGTACGGTGGATTGA
- a CDS encoding HPP family protein gives MQRSAIARLLWCGLGAAAGVAVALFLASPPASPFFLASLGGSAVFLFGLTRAPAAQPRALFGGHLGGALIGIVCYQLCGDSLWVYALAQVLALWYMLLTRTVHPPAGANPMIMIHAHSSLTGLWEPVFIGVFSLAVVAAVWSRLYPGLSHYPVSWLDQSPPSLFWGGWNE, from the coding sequence GTGCAACGTTCAGCTATAGCTCGTCTATTGTGGTGCGGGCTTGGCGCTGCAGCGGGTGTCGCAGTGGCCTTGTTCCTTGCCTCGCCGCCTGCCTCGCCGTTCTTTCTTGCTTCGCTAGGCGGTTCTGCCGTATTTTTATTTGGCCTTACCCGCGCGCCGGCAGCACAGCCCCGGGCACTCTTTGGCGGTCACCTTGGGGGCGCTCTCATTGGTATTGTCTGCTATCAGCTCTGCGGCGATTCGCTATGGGTCTATGCCCTCGCTCAGGTATTGGCCTTGTGGTATATGCTCCTCACCAGGACAGTACACCCTCCAGCCGGGGCCAATCCGATGATCATGATTCACGCTCACTCCAGTCTGACTGGGCTTTGGGAGCCGGTTTTCATTGGGGTATTTAGCCTGGCTGTCGTGGCAGCTGTTTGGAGTCGTCTCTACCCGGGACTCTCGCACTATCCTGTTTCCTGGCTCGATCAATCCCCTCCCTCCTTGTTTTGGGGAGGGTGGAACGAATAG
- a CDS encoding ion transporter: protein MKKQEQENVAPRPISRSDVAAYFGKPESGFRDRLFVIIFEAETRAGRRFDFSLIAAILLSVVVVMLDSVSGINYRYGGILNALEWFFTVAFTIEYIARLWCVKHPLRYARSFFGIVDLLAILPTYAAFFIPELHALVDLRLLRLLRMFRLLKLTAYVEEYSVLGSAIMASRRKILIFLSVVAIVVILNGTLLYVIEGGPHSPFSSIPTSVYFAITAVTTVGFGDITPQTDLGRAITSVTMLVGWSILAVPTGIITSEMTAQRFAMKRPPNTRTCPVCLTTGLEENARFCRNCGAKLPLFARDQ, encoded by the coding sequence ATGAAAAAACAGGAACAGGAGAACGTTGCGCCACGACCGATCTCAAGAAGCGATGTTGCCGCGTATTTCGGGAAGCCGGAATCCGGCTTTCGTGACCGTCTCTTCGTAATTATCTTCGAAGCCGAGACCCGGGCTGGACGAAGGTTCGATTTTTCGCTCATCGCCGCCATTCTGCTAAGCGTGGTCGTGGTGATGCTCGATAGCGTTTCCGGGATTAACTACCGGTATGGGGGAATCCTGAATGCTCTGGAGTGGTTTTTCACTGTTGCGTTTACGATCGAATACATCGCCCGGCTGTGGTGCGTAAAACATCCTCTGCGATATGCCAGGAGTTTTTTTGGGATAGTGGATCTTCTTGCAATCCTTCCAACATATGCTGCTTTTTTCATACCGGAACTGCATGCGTTAGTCGATCTTCGCCTACTGCGGTTGCTGCGAATGTTTCGCCTTCTGAAGCTTACCGCGTACGTGGAGGAGTATTCGGTGTTGGGCAGCGCAATCATGGCCAGCAGGCGCAAGATCCTGATTTTCCTGTCTGTGGTAGCGATCGTGGTGATTTTGAATGGCACCCTGCTGTATGTAATAGAAGGAGGTCCGCATTCTCCGTTCAGCAGTATTCCCACATCGGTCTATTTCGCCATTACAGCGGTCACAACCGTCGGGTTTGGCGATATTACCCCTCAAACTGATCTGGGGCGCGCCATTACGTCAGTCACCATGCTGGTCGGGTGGAGTATCCTTGCTGTTCCAACCGGAATTATCACTTCTGAAATGACCGCTCAACGGTTCGCGATGAAAAGACCGCCAAACACCCGGACCTGCCCTGTCTGCCTGACAACAGGCCTGGAAGAGAACGCAAGGTTTTGCCGCAATTGTGGAGCGAAACTTCCCTTGTTCGCTCGCGATCAATAG
- the trmB gene encoding tRNA (guanosine(46)-N7)-methyltransferase TrmB has translation MVEHSPHRPIRSFVLRQGRLSNAQRRAHETLMPKYGIPYSGKLLDLAIIFSRSAPKFLEIGFGMGETTALIAQAHPQNDYLAAEVHTPGMGSLLKQVEELELTNIRVIQHDAVDVLQHALPPECLDGVHVFFPDPWPKARHHKRRLIQAEFVDLLCSRLKPGGYIHVATDWEDYAEQILEVLSGEPHLSNTAVGYAPRPEYRPLTKFEQRGLRLGHEVWDVIFRKKQGA, from the coding sequence ATGGTTGAACATTCTCCCCATCGTCCCATCCGCAGCTTCGTTCTTCGCCAGGGACGCCTTTCAAACGCGCAGCGGCGTGCCCATGAAACATTGATGCCGAAATACGGCATCCCTTATTCCGGGAAACTGCTTGACCTGGCCATTATCTTCAGCAGAAGTGCGCCCAAATTCCTGGAAATCGGCTTCGGCATGGGCGAAACCACGGCGCTGATCGCCCAAGCGCATCCGCAAAACGATTATCTTGCCGCTGAAGTCCATACGCCCGGCATGGGCAGCCTGCTCAAGCAAGTGGAAGAACTCGAGCTTACGAATATACGCGTCATCCAGCACGATGCGGTTGATGTCCTGCAACACGCTTTGCCCCCTGAGTGCCTCGACGGGGTGCACGTTTTCTTTCCCGACCCGTGGCCCAAGGCACGCCATCACAAGCGCCGGCTGATACAAGCCGAATTCGTTGACCTGCTTTGCAGCCGCCTGAAACCCGGCGGCTATATCCATGTGGCGACCGACTGGGAGGATTATGCGGAGCAAATACTGGAAGTATTGAGCGGCGAGCCGCACTTGAGCAATACCGCAGTTGGTTATGCGCCACGGCCGGAATATCGTCCCCTCACAAAGTTCGAGCAGCGGGGTCTGCGGCTCGGACACGAGGTCTGGGATGTGATATTCCGGAAAAAACAGGGCGCCTGA
- a CDS encoding 5-formyltetrahydrofolate cyclo-ligase produces the protein MNNWKDWRRHQRAELMAARECIGEADHLRWSAAITELLKQGFLALRTRTVGFCWPHRGEYDPRPLMFFFQTRGATLALPEVVNKHEPLRFRKWWQEAPMKIGAYDIPVPDNTDLVTVDALIIPMIGFDKFGFRLGYGSGYFDRTLAVMKPRPLAIGVAFEILRLESLHPHAHDIPMDFVVTEAGIYHATRTGLKPVSAGQCPDILTARAGEIKETQG, from the coding sequence ATGAATAACTGGAAGGACTGGAGAAGGCACCAGCGCGCGGAACTGATGGCGGCCAGGGAATGCATAGGCGAAGCCGACCATCTTCGCTGGAGCGCTGCCATCACCGAGCTGCTGAAACAAGGCTTTCTCGCGCTACGGACACGTACTGTGGGGTTTTGCTGGCCTCATCGAGGCGAATATGATCCCCGTCCGCTCATGTTTTTTTTCCAGACCAGGGGCGCCACGCTTGCACTCCCCGAGGTAGTGAATAAACATGAGCCCCTCCGTTTCCGCAAGTGGTGGCAGGAAGCCCCCATGAAAATCGGCGCCTATGATATTCCGGTACCAGACAATACCGATCTGGTAACAGTGGATGCCCTGATCATCCCCATGATCGGTTTCGACAAATTTGGCTTTCGCCTGGGGTACGGCAGCGGTTATTTCGATCGTACGCTAGCCGTCATGAAGCCCCGTCCGCTCGCTATCGGTGTTGCGTTCGAAATTCTTCGCCTGGAAAGTTTGCACCCTCACGCACATGATATTCCCATGGATTTCGTTGTCACCGAGGCGGGAATTTATCATGCAACCCGCACGGGATTGAAACCCGTTTCTGCTGGCCAATGCCCCGATATTCTTACCGCGAGGGCAGGAGAAATCAAGGAGACCCAAGGATAG
- the rapZ gene encoding RNase adapter RapZ: MQVIVISGLSGSGKSIALTVLEDNGYYCVDNLPANLLLEVTVYLKQSGHERVAVSIDARSRETLHLLPQRLADLRRQKMDIHLLFLDTKTDTLLKRFSETRRRHPLSDNQSTLPECIEMEREMLREIHDLANRIDTSDLSASSLRAWIRDFIGLEPGRLTLLFQSFGFKHGIPLDSDMVFDVRCLPNPHYEALLRPLTGKDGAVIEYMDANSSVNRMFEDIRRFVDDWLPCFIRDNRNYLTVAIGCTGGRHRSVYFVERLARYFTENNQVLVRHRELNA; this comes from the coding sequence ATGCAGGTGATCGTCATCAGCGGCCTGTCAGGCTCCGGCAAGAGCATCGCGCTTACCGTTCTGGAAGATAACGGCTACTATTGCGTTGACAACCTTCCGGCCAACCTGCTGCTGGAGGTGACGGTTTATTTGAAGCAATCCGGCCATGAGCGCGTCGCCGTCAGCATTGACGCCAGAAGCCGCGAAACCTTGCATCTCTTGCCACAACGGTTGGCCGACTTGAGGCGGCAGAAAATGGATATCCATCTGTTGTTTCTCGACACCAAAACGGATACGCTGTTGAAGCGTTTTTCCGAAACTCGCCGCCGTCACCCACTCAGTGACAATCAATCCACCCTGCCGGAATGCATAGAGATGGAACGCGAGATGTTGCGTGAAATTCATGATCTGGCGAACCGCATCGATACCAGTGACTTGAGCGCGAGCTCGCTGCGAGCCTGGATAAGGGATTTCATCGGGCTGGAACCCGGTCGCCTGACGCTGCTGTTCCAATCTTTTGGCTTCAAGCACGGCATCCCGCTGGATTCCGATATGGTGTTCGATGTTCGCTGCCTTCCCAATCCCCACTATGAGGCCCTTCTGCGACCTTTGACGGGAAAGGATGGCGCCGTGATCGAATACATGGACGCAAACAGCAGCGTGAATCGCATGTTCGAGGATATCCGCCGATTCGTCGATGACTGGTTGCCCTGTTTCATCCGCGATAACCGCAATTACCTCACGGTAGCGATCGGCTGCACTGGAGGACGGCATCGTTCCGTTTATTTCGTGGAGCGGTTGGCACGTTATTTTACGGAAAACAACCAGGTTCTGGTACGGCATCGGGAATTGAATGCATAA
- the mutY gene encoding A/G-specific adenine glycosylase — protein sequence MSAGGDISDSIANSFATRLIRWQREHGRHHLPWQNTRDAYSIWLSEIMLQQTQVGTVIPYYRRFLQCFPDIQSLASAPLDEVMVQWSGLGYYSRARNLHKAAQRIVGEHGGIFPEEVAIIRQLPGIGRSTAAAIAVFAFGKRAAILDGNVKRILSRCFGIEGYPGEKQVEAQLWQKAEALLPKGDESPIERDIEGYTQALMDLGATICIRARPMCGSCPLRLECVAFRDNRAGSLPTPRPRKILPEREAVLLLAVAQGKILLEKRPSTGIWGALWSLPEMGMNENVIEYCLRFGINVRPMSQMEALTHTFTHFRLRIYPLILQVISRPPDHLTPEVLSQPRRPCVWRMPEDALKAAIPSPVRKVLLQYASQTEPLEIPAMTDN from the coding sequence ATGAGCGCGGGAGGAGATATTTCGGATTCTATTGCGAATTCTTTCGCCACCAGACTCATCCGCTGGCAGCGCGAGCATGGCCGACACCATCTGCCTTGGCAGAACACGCGTGACGCCTATTCCATCTGGCTCTCGGAAATCATGCTGCAGCAAACGCAGGTGGGGACAGTTATTCCCTATTACCGGCGATTTCTGCAATGCTTCCCCGACATACAAAGCCTTGCCTCTGCACCGCTGGATGAGGTAATGGTACAGTGGAGCGGGTTGGGTTACTACTCGCGTGCGAGGAATCTGCATAAAGCGGCGCAGCGGATTGTGGGAGAGCATGGCGGGATTTTTCCCGAGGAGGTTGCCATCATTCGTCAGCTTCCGGGAATCGGCCGCTCCACCGCTGCGGCAATTGCGGTGTTTGCATTCGGAAAGCGAGCCGCGATCCTCGACGGCAATGTAAAACGCATTCTTTCGCGTTGCTTCGGAATCGAGGGTTACCCGGGTGAAAAGCAGGTGGAAGCGCAGCTATGGCAAAAAGCGGAAGCATTGCTGCCAAAGGGAGATGAGAGCCCGATTGAACGCGATATCGAGGGCTATACCCAGGCGCTGATGGACCTGGGTGCGACTATCTGCATCCGCGCTCGTCCCATGTGCGGCTCATGCCCGCTTCGGCTGGAGTGTGTTGCATTCAGGGATAACCGCGCCGGCAGCCTGCCCACCCCTCGGCCGAGGAAGATATTGCCGGAAAGGGAAGCGGTGCTGCTGCTGGCGGTGGCACAGGGCAAAATCCTCTTGGAAAAACGGCCGAGCACGGGGATCTGGGGCGCCCTATGGAGCTTGCCGGAGATGGGGATGAATGAGAATGTGATTGAATACTGCCTGCGTTTCGGGATAAATGTGCGGCCGATGTCACAGATGGAAGCGCTCACTCACACCTTTACCCACTTCAGATTGCGGATTTATCCGCTCATCCTGCAGGTCATTTCCCGCCCGCCGGATCATTTGACACCGGAGGTCTTATCGCAGCCCCGGCGTCCCTGTGTATGGAGGATGCCGGAGGATGCGCTGAAAGCTGCCATTCCCTCCCCCGTGAGGAAAGTGCTTCTACAATATGCATCTCAGACAGAGCCGCTTGAAATTCCGGCTATGACAGATAACTGA
- a CDS encoding four-helix bundle copper-binding protein — protein sequence MEECARICRECAESCRQMAGSYANQGTGAQQRVPADDL from the coding sequence ATGGAAGAGTGCGCCAGAATCTGCCGTGAGTGTGCCGAGAGCTGCCGCCAGATGGCTGGCTCCTATGCTAACCAGGGCACCGGGGCGCAGCAGCGTGTTCCCGCAGATGATTTGTAG
- the thiS gene encoding sulfur carrier protein ThiS, producing the protein MIQLIVNGQSQLVPSPDSGTDSGTTNDARLNIRQLLEHMGLQGKRIAVERNGEIVPRSQFDQPMLASGDKLEIVVAVGGG; encoded by the coding sequence ATGATACAACTTATAGTCAATGGCCAATCCCAACTTGTCCCTTCTCCAGATTCGGGAACCGATTCAGGGACAACGAATGACGCAAGGTTAAATATCAGGCAATTACTGGAGCACATGGGGTTGCAGGGCAAGCGGATCGCGGTCGAGCGCAACGGTGAAATCGTACCGCGCAGCCAGTTCGATCAGCCGATGCTTGCAAGCGGCGACAAGCTTGAAATTGTCGTTGCCGTAGGTGGAGGGTAG
- a CDS encoding ion channel produces MNEHAAHLVILGISGMIVAICVMLHYEALRFLGRTLGAHVHKRIGVLLVMMGLLIAHFLEVWVFAVAYMFVEHEMGFGRIAGITTGDIFDYFYYSSISYTTVGFGDLVPVG; encoded by the coding sequence ATGAATGAACATGCTGCCCACCTCGTGATTCTGGGCATATCCGGAATGATCGTAGCGATCTGTGTAATGCTCCATTATGAAGCACTGCGTTTTCTTGGCCGCACGTTGGGAGCGCATGTACATAAACGCATTGGCGTATTGCTGGTAATGATGGGGCTATTGATCGCCCATTTTCTCGAGGTGTGGGTTTTTGCCGTTGCCTACATGTTTGTGGAGCATGAGATGGGGTTTGGCCGAATCGCAGGTATCACAACCGGGGACATTTTCGATTATTTTTATTATTCATCTATCTCCTACACCACAGTCGGTTTCGGGGATTTGGTACCTGTGGGATAA
- a CDS encoding AsmA family protein, translated as MNRYPHCTRWAFFLFAGLTILLLGGIIYIFVIFDPNAYKPEIIRLVKEKKERMLRLDGPITLVFFPSPGLKLSGLFLSEHNRDEEFATIEKVHVSLEILPLLRKELVLNEISITGLKANLIRFSDGSTNIDDLIRSEEQRERFRFDIGRVHMEKTLLAFRDEGSDTHFVFRNIGLEADRADERADSEEDAIRSKVELAFNIALPEHAEVDIATRVRFHLTLNAERQYFALNGMNLAAEAQLPGTGRLLIQSRGNFSASFLEEGGELGADEFTFDVGIRNVDSSFNIGVNAVHLGLKGQKVIADKVLGVAQINRSHSLTRGKFSLSSIQGTLAEFRSEVFSADLESESEGRIIKAHFSSPLGGNIQAPWLGLPELKAEIEAKGASLPANGIQGSLFGSASLDGSAGKAWTKLNGTLADSNITVIFSASGFIPPRLAFEADIDELNLDRFSARQQDGQQRQKAGHPERSFELNVLDDLEGLNLEGSVRVGVLKAGDFTASRVRVHIRP; from the coding sequence ATGAACCGCTACCCCCACTGTACCAGATGGGCCTTCTTCCTCTTTGCCGGGTTAACGATTCTGCTGCTGGGCGGCATCATTTATATTTTTGTCATTTTTGATCCCAATGCATACAAACCGGAGATCATCCGCCTCGTGAAAGAGAAAAAGGAGCGGATGCTCAGGCTCGATGGTCCCATTACGCTTGTGTTCTTTCCCAGTCCTGGCTTGAAACTCAGCGGGCTTTTCCTTAGTGAACATAACAGGGACGAAGAATTCGCGACCATAGAGAAGGTTCACGTTTCTCTCGAAATCCTGCCATTGCTTCGAAAGGAGCTGGTGCTGAATGAAATCAGCATTACGGGGCTGAAGGCCAATCTGATCCGTTTTTCCGATGGCAGCACCAACATCGATGATCTGATCAGGAGCGAGGAACAACGGGAACGCTTCCGATTCGATATAGGGCGGGTGCATATGGAAAAAACTCTGCTCGCCTTCCGCGACGAAGGCAGCGATACGCATTTCGTATTCAGGAACATTGGACTGGAAGCTGACCGGGCGGACGAACGAGCAGATTCGGAGGAGGATGCAATTCGCAGCAAAGTGGAATTGGCGTTTAACATAGCGCTTCCTGAACATGCTGAAGTCGATATAGCAACCCGTGTACGTTTTCACCTGACTTTGAACGCAGAAAGACAGTATTTCGCACTCAACGGGATGAATCTCGCTGCCGAGGCGCAGCTTCCGGGTACAGGCCGATTGCTCATCCAGTCGCGCGGAAATTTTTCTGCCAGCTTTTTGGAGGAAGGAGGGGAATTGGGTGCCGATGAATTCACCTTCGATGTCGGAATAAGGAACGTTGACAGCAGTTTTAATATTGGGGTGAATGCCGTCCATCTGGGCTTGAAGGGACAGAAAGTGATCGCGGATAAGGTTTTGGGAGTGGCACAAATTAACAGGTCCCATAGTCTGACCCGCGGAAAGTTTTCTCTTTCGTCGATACAGGGTACCCTGGCGGAGTTCCGGAGTGAGGTGTTCTCGGCCGATCTGGAATCAGAAAGCGAAGGCCGGATTATAAAGGCCCATTTTTCCTCGCCACTTGGCGGCAATATCCAGGCGCCTTGGCTGGGGCTGCCAGAATTGAAAGCAGAAATCGAGGCGAAGGGTGCAAGCCTTCCCGCGAATGGCATTCAAGGAAGCCTCTTCGGCAGCGCCTCCCTGGACGGCTCGGCCGGCAAGGCGTGGACAAAGCTGAACGGCACCTTGGCAGACAGCAATATCACGGTGATATTTTCGGCAAGTGGCTTCATTCCGCCCCGCCTCGCTTTTGAAGCGGATATCGATGAGCTGAACCTGGACCGTTTTTCGGCGCGACAGCAAGATGGGCAGCAGCGACAAAAAGCCGGCCACCCGGAGCGCTCATTCGAATTAAACGTGCTGGATGATCTGGAGGGCTTGAACCTGGAAGGGTCGGTTCGCGTAGGCGTATTGAAGGCGGGTGACTTCACGGCATCAAGGGTCAGAGTGCACATACGGCCCTGA
- the rdgB gene encoding RdgB/HAM1 family non-canonical purine NTP pyrophosphatase translates to MQKLVIASNNAGKLREIRLLLEPLGIEVLPQSAFDFPEAEEPHCTFVENALAKARHASKNTGLPALADDSGICVNILGGKPGILSARYAGEPKSDERNNQRLVEALQNQSDRRAYYYCVIALLRHPEDPRPIIADGSWHGEILLNPRGNGGFGYDPYFFLANLDKTAAELPMEQKNRISHRGKALAQLVERIRQEQP, encoded by the coding sequence ATGCAAAAATTGGTCATTGCCAGCAATAATGCCGGCAAACTGCGAGAAATTCGCCTCTTGCTGGAACCTCTGGGAATCGAGGTGCTGCCCCAGTCGGCTTTCGATTTTCCCGAAGCTGAGGAACCTCATTGCACTTTCGTTGAGAATGCGCTTGCCAAGGCACGCCATGCCAGCAAAAATACCGGGTTGCCGGCACTCGCCGATGATTCCGGCATTTGTGTCAATATCCTTGGCGGAAAGCCCGGTATCTTATCTGCGCGTTATGCGGGAGAACCGAAATCGGATGAACGCAACAACCAGAGGCTGGTCGAGGCGCTGCAAAACCAGAGTGATCGCCGGGCGTACTATTACTGCGTCATAGCGCTGCTACGGCATCCCGAAGATCCGCGACCCATTATTGCCGACGGAAGCTGGCATGGAGAAATTTTGCTGAATCCCCGTGGGAATGGCGGCTTCGGTTACGATCCCTATTTTTTTCTGGCAAACCTCGACAAAACAGCCGCAGAACTGCCGATGGAGCAAAAAAACCGGATCAGCCACCGGGGAAAAGCACTCGCCCAACTCGTCGAGAGGATCAGGCAGGAACAACCCTGA
- the hemW gene encoding radical SAM family heme chaperone HemW, with protein MTAIISPAAILGSQTLQLKSLPPLSLYIHIPWCMKKCPYCDFNSYEVRDRSGGMPEAEYVAALIRDLEASLPQIWGRKVISIFFGGGTPSLFSPHSIDGILAAVRALLPLEHLAEITLEANPGTFEAQRFADFQAAGINRLSIGIQSFNARHLASLGRIHDGKDARRAIEIAQKNFDNINLDLMYGLPNQTLEEAREDIETAIAHGVQHISAYHLALEPNTLFHRYPPSLPDDELTADMQAMIEQTLAREGYANYETSAFARPGRESRHNMNYWLFGDYLGIGAGAHSKISFRDRIVRQMRYRQPKEYLIKSVPEMASEPPVMEQHEVGRNDRAFEFVMNALRLTDGFAPQMFIERTGLALTHIQRQLDEAERRQLITRDFQRIAPTFAGRRFLNDLLQIFLPGQSRV; from the coding sequence ATGACAGCAATTATTTCTCCCGCAGCGATTCTCGGTTCCCAGACCCTCCAGCTGAAGTCTCTGCCCCCGCTGAGCCTTTACATTCACATTCCCTGGTGCATGAAAAAATGCCCCTATTGCGATTTCAACTCGTATGAAGTTCGAGACCGGAGTGGCGGCATGCCGGAGGCCGAGTATGTAGCCGCCCTCATCCGCGACCTGGAAGCTTCACTGCCCCAGATATGGGGGCGCAAGGTCATCAGTATTTTTTTCGGGGGTGGAACGCCGAGCCTGTTCAGTCCTCATTCCATCGATGGAATTCTTGCTGCCGTCAGGGCCTTGCTGCCGCTTGAGCACTTGGCTGAAATAACGCTGGAGGCCAATCCCGGAACGTTCGAGGCACAAAGATTTGCGGATTTCCAGGCTGCCGGCATCAATCGCCTCTCCATCGGCATTCAGAGTTTCAACGCCCGTCACCTTGCATCACTGGGCCGCATACATGACGGCAAGGACGCTCGTCGTGCGATCGAAATCGCGCAAAAGAACTTCGACAACATCAATCTCGACCTGATGTATGGGCTGCCGAACCAGACGCTGGAAGAAGCGCGGGAGGATATCGAGACAGCGATTGCTCATGGCGTGCAGCATATTTCCGCCTATCATCTGGCGCTGGAACCCAATACATTGTTTCATCGTTATCCACCCTCCCTGCCCGATGATGAGCTGACGGCGGACATGCAGGCAATGATCGAACAAACGCTCGCGCGGGAAGGTTATGCAAATTATGAAACATCGGCCTTTGCCCGACCTGGCCGGGAATCCCGTCACAACATGAACTACTGGCTGTTTGGAGATTATCTGGGGATCGGGGCCGGAGCGCACAGCAAAATAAGCTTTCGGGACAGGATAGTGCGCCAGATGCGGTACAGGCAGCCGAAGGAGTATCTGATCAAATCGGTCCCTGAAATGGCATCTGAGCCCCCTGTCATGGAGCAGCACGAAGTAGGACGGAATGATCGCGCGTTTGAATTCGTGATGAACGCACTACGCCTGACCGACGGGTTTGCACCGCAAATGTTCATTGAACGCACAGGACTGGCTCTCACTCACATCCAGCGCCAGCTCGACGAGGCGGAACGGCGGCAGTTGATAACGCGGGATTTTCAGCGTATTGCGCCTACTTTCGCAGGCAGGCGTTTTTTGAACGATTTGCTGCAGATTTTCCTTCCCGGGCAAAGCCGCGTATAA